The DNA region ATTTACATTTGCAAATCAAAATACCTGGATTGGAACTATTTATGCTGACGGAAACATTAACTTGGGTTATAAGCCAACAATTCTTGGAGCATTGTATTCGAAGTCAGGGACAGTTGTTGAAGTCAATAGCCAGTCATTATACTTTGTGATGTCAAATTATGCAAAGGATAACTGGGTGGCTGGCGACTAGGGTGGTGCATATATAATAGTATATATTTACAAAAAACAGTTGGAGGTGGAACTGCTTTGCTATAAAGAAAGACCAAAAAGTTGGGATGAAAGATGGTGGCTGCCATTCATCATTATCCGTCCATTCATTCCAGCGGTTCCTCCCTCCTTTACGCCGTCCTGGCCCTGACCACGCTGGCCGCACTGGGCGCGGCAACAACCCTCCTCGTGCCCGCCACCAACGAAACCCTCCTCGCCGGCGCAGACGAACAACGCGCCAGATACCTGGCCCTGTCCGGCCTCAACCTCTGGAGCCCCGGGACCACCGGAACCTACAGCATCGGCCAGGACGCCATCACGCTGGCCCAGTCCGGCCCGGACGCGGGTGGCGCCTACACCATCACCAGCACAGGCCTGCTGCGCGCCGGCACCAGCCGCGAAACAAGCCGAAGCATAACCGCCCGGCGCGGCGGCAACGAAACCATCACCTTCGCCGACGACCTGGTCGATTTCCAAAACCCCGTCATCGGCAATACCGCCAACGACGCCAAGGCCATCGTCGTGTTCAGCGACAACCCGGAAAACGCCGTCGATACCCTCACCCTGTCCGAATGGACCAGCCTGTGGTCGCAAAACATCTCCCGCTACGCCGGCGGCTGGATGCGCCTTGGCGGCGATACCAGCAAAACCGTGGGCGCGGTCTGGTACGGCGGCAGCAAAGGCACCTGCGCAAGCGGCGCCTGCAACTTCGCTTCGGGCCTGCGCGCCTATTTCCAATTCGTCTTTCAAAATTACGATGACCACACGCAATCGAAAAAATACGGCGACGGCTTCACCTTCGCCGTCATCAGCGCCGAAAACGACCCGAAATACGCCGTGGGCGGGCCGGCGACGGGCGTTCGCGGCGAATACCTGGGCTACGCCGGCCCCGGCCAGACCGGCAAAGGCATCGTGCCGCCGAAAATCGCCATGGAAATCGATACCTACCCCAATCGCAACGACGGCGATCCCACCGAAGCCAACTCGCGCCGCGACGCCTCCAACGCCAACCACGTGGCCGTGGTCTACTGGGGCGGCGCGGACACGAGCTATGACGACAATGTCCACGGCGCCGGGACCGGACCCCAAAACCCCCTGAACGCCTCGGCCGGCTATGCCGAAAAAGCCAAGGGGAACACCGGCCCCAACTGGCTGGAAGACGGCGAGGAACACGCCCTGCGCGTGGAAATGCACCGGGAGGGCGCAGGCGCGGGAGCCACCTACACGATCATGGCCTGGGTCGACCCGACCGCCACGGGCGGCGACGACGTGACCGCCGACTACACGGCCGAGGCGCCGCGCGTCAAAAGCGTCGTGACCCTGGGCGCGGCCGACAACGCCAAACTCGACACCGTGCGCTTCGGCTTCACCGAGGCCACCGGCACCTCGGCCAGCCAGAACGTGGCCATACACGACTTCTCCATGCGCTTCCGGCAGTAAAACGGCCATTGCAAATCCACGCCCGCCGAAGCACACTGGCCCATGCGCAAAACCCTCCCCGCCGTCCTCGCGGCACTCCTCCTCGCCGCCGCGCCGGGGCGCGCCCAGACCATCTACCAGTACCGGGACGCCAAGGGGAACATTCACCTCAGCAACAAAAAGCTCGACGACAACTACCGGCCCTACGACTACATGCGCCTGCCCGCCGGCACCGACGAAAACAAGGTCCTGCCCTTTATCCGCTACTACTGCCGCCGCCACGGCGTGGACCCCAACCTGGTGCGGGCCATGGTCGAAGTCGAATCCGGCTTCGCCGAGCGGGCCGTCTCGCCCAAGGGCGCCAGCGGCCTCATGCAGATCATGCCCGGTACCGGCAAGGTCCTGGGCCTGGCCGACGCCTTCGACGGCTCGGCCAACCTCGAAGCCGGCATCCGCTATATCCGCGCCCTGCTCGATACCTACGGCGACGTCCACCTGGCCCTGGCCGCCTACAACGCCGGCCCTGGCCGCGTCCAGAAAGGCGGCGCCATCCCCGACATCCCCGAAACCCGCGACTACGTCGCCAAGGTCATGACCCGGGCCGGCCTGCGCTGACATCCCGGCTTGACCTGGCCGCCCGATTCGGTCAGCACCGTCCATGCGGGAGCGGATGGGGTCCGCGTTCCCGCGCAACGGCCGCGTCAGCGGCCCAAACAAGGAGGACGGCATGGCCACGGACTGGAAAACGTTTCTCGGTGACGCGGTGAAAGATCTCGGGGCGCTGGCCCAGGGCAATCCCAAGATCATGGAAGCCATACAGACCCTCGACGCGGCCGGCGCCGCCCACGGCGCCCTGGATGCCAAGACCAGGGAACTCATCGCCCTGGCCGTGGCCGCCACCACCCGCTGCGATACCTGCATCTCCATCCACGCCAAGGCCGCGGCCGAGGCCGGGGCCACGCGCGAGGAAGTGCTGGAAGCCCTGGGTGTGGCCGTGGGGCTCAATGCCGGCGCGGCCTTCGTCTATTCGGCCCACATCCTCTCCGCCTACGACGCCCTGTCCAAATAGACACCCGGCGGCGGGGCCGCAACGCCCCGCCGCCATGGACAAACTCCCCGGAACATGTTTTGCTCGCCCTTCGCCCGGCAACGTGCGCGGGCCGCAACTTCAGGGAGGGGAACATGGCGTTGCGCCTGTCGTCGGCACTGCTGGCGATGACACTTTTTCTCGGCGGCTGCGCCATGTTTGCCGGCCCCTCGCCCACCGCGCCCGCCGCGCCCAAAGCCATGCCGCTGACCGCCGAAAACGTGGCCCAGGTGCGCGACGCCGTGGCCAAGGCCAAGGCCGCCCAGCCCAGGCCCGAAACCGCCGACGCCTACAAGGCCTACGCTCGGCGCGTCTACGTCGACTCCTGGACCGGCCAGTGGTCCCCGGCCGCCACCACCGATACCGCCCTGGCCCTGGCCAAGGCCGGCAGCGACCCGGCCCGGCAGTACCTGACCATCATGGTCTACGACATCCAGTTGCGCTCGGCCATGGAAGGCACGAGCCTGGCCGCCGAGGACTGGCGCGCCGTGTACGTCGGCTCCGGCATCATGACCGACGCCGCCTTCACCGGCTACATGGCCATGAACCGCGCCGGCAAAGTCATCCCCTAGACCGCCGGCAACCGATTCCCATGCCCAAGACCTTGCCCCAGCTTGCCCGGGCCGCGCGCGCCGTGGCCGTGGATGCCGCCAGAATCTGCCTGGATCTGTTCAAGATCATGGTGCCGATCCTCATCGGCGTCAAAATACTCAAGGAACTCGGCTGGATCACCTATCTGGCCAAGCCGTTGGCGCCACTTATGGGCCTGGTCGGCCTGCCGCCGGAATGCGGCCTGACCTGGGCCACGGCCATGGCCAACAACCTCTACGCCGCCCTGGCCGTGCACGCCGCCCTGGTCCCGACCATGCCCCCCCTGACCGTGGCCCAGGCCACGGTCATCGCCACCATGATGCTCATCGCCCACAACATGTTCGTGGAAGGGGCCATCGCCGGCAAATGCGGCGTGGGGTTCTGGGGCCAGACGGTGCTGCGCCTGTGCGGCGCCTTTGCCTGCGGCTTTCTGCTCAATGCCGTCTTCTCGGGCCTGGGCCTTTTCACCGAGCCCGCGCCCATGCTGTTCACCCCGCCGCCGGCCGACGCCGGCCTGGGCGCCTGGGCGTTTGGCGAAGTGAAAAACCTGGCCATGATCTACCTGGTCATCGCCGGCCTGGTCGGGCTCATGCGCGCCCTGGACCACCTGGGTGTCACGAAGCTGTTCGAGACGGCGCTGCTGCCCTTCCTGCGGCTCATGGGCATCGGCAGCGCCGCGGCCACCATCACCGTCATCGGCCTGGTCATGGGCCTGGCCTACGGTTCGGGGCTGATCCTGCTCGACATCCAGCAGGGCAAGGTCGACCGGCGCGACGTCTTTTCGGCCATAAGCCTCATGAGCCTGTCCCACGCGCTCATCGAGGACACCCTGCTCATGTACCTGATCGGCGCCACCCTGTGGGGCACCTTCGTCGGCCGGCTCCTGTTCTCCCTGGCCGTGGTGGCGGTGCTGTCGCGCATCGTGGGCCGGGCGGCCGGGCGGCCGGTGGCGGTGGGCCAATGAAGGCCGCGCGCAAACCCCGACGGGCCCTGGCCTGGTGCGGCTACGCCCTGGCCCTGGCCCTGGCCGCCCTGGGCGTGGGCGGGGCCGTGGCCGCCTCCACCGTGGACCCGGCCTTCCAGCCGGTCCTGGCGCGCCTGGTGGCCGACGGGTTTTCCGAAACCAAGCTGCGCCGGCTTTTTTCCCGGGCCGAGATGGTGTTTACCCAGAAGGCCATGGCCGACAAGCTGACCGCCCTGTACATGCGCAAGTACGGCCTGCGCCTGGTGGCCGATGTCCAGGGGCGCCTGGCCGCCCTGGGCTGGTATCCCGGCCCGGTGGACGGCCGCCTCGACCGCATGACCCGATGGTCCATCCGGGCCTACCAGACGGCCGTGGGCCTGGCACCCAATCCCACGGCCAGCGAGGCCCTCCTGGCCGAGCTGGACCGCCGCCCCGAACACGCCCCGGCCGGGCTGGCCTTTCCCGATTTTTCCGGCCAGGAAGTCCACGACGTGGTGCTGACCCCGGAACGCCTGGCCGAGGCCCGGGAATTCTACGTGAGGAACGCCAAGGCCCTGGCACGGGTGCGCGACCGCTACGGCGTGCCCGAGGAATACCTGGTGGCGCTTCTCGCCGTGGAAACGCGCGTGGGCCACTACCTCGGCGACGTGGTGGCCGTGGTCAACCTGGCCAGCCTGGTCGCCGGCGAGGATCCGTCGCGCCTGGCCTCGGCCTTCGCCTACGAGCGCCCCGACGCCAAGCGTCAGGCCTGGCTGGACGCCAAGGCCATGGAAAAGGGCGAATGGGCGTACGGCGAGCTCAAGGCGCTGCTGCGCTACGCCGAGGCCCAGGGCATCGATCCCCTGTCCATGCCCGGCTCCATCTACGGCGCCATCGGCATCTGCCAGTTCATGCCCTCCAATGCCCTCAAATACGCCATGGACGGCGACGGCGACGGCCGGGCCGACCTGTTTAACGTCGACGACGCGCTGATGAGCCTGGGCAACATCCTGCGGGCCATGGGCTGGAAGCCGCCCATGACCGAGGAGGCCATGCGCAAGGTTTTTTACGGCTACAATCACAGCCAGGTGTACGTGAACACGATCATGGGCGCGGCGGAGCGTTTGCGTGCCGACGTCGCCTCTGGTACCCTCAAACCATGAACGGTCGCCCGGCCCGACACGCCGGCGGGCGCCGCTTCGGAGGCTGCCCATGCGCGTCGTGAGGCTCCACATTGCCGCCATCGCGGTCGTCTGCCTGTCCCTGCTCCCGTCGGTTCCGGCATCCGCCACCACCATCCTCGTCTATCACAGCTTCGACGTACGCACGTCCATGTCCATTTCCATGGCGGCGTTTGCCGCCCAGCTCGACTACCTGGAACAGACCGGCCACAAGGTCATTTCCATCGACGAACTGGTCAATTGCGTGGAAAGCGGCCGCAATCCGCCGGAAAAATCCGTGGTCATCGCCATCGACGACGGCTGGGCCACGGTCATGCGGGCCTTCCCGGAACTCAAGCGCCGCGACCTGCCCTTCACGCTGTTTCTGCCCATGGCCTACGTGGGCAATCCCTACTGCGCGGCGACCCTGTCCCAGGCCGACATCGACACCCTCAAGACCTATCCCAAGGTCACCTTCGGCAACCATTCCTTCGGCCATTCCCCGCGCCTGGCCCGTGACGAGGCCTACGCCCGCGAGGACATCCGCAAGAGCGTGGAACGCTTCCGCCAGGTCGTGGGCCACGACACCAAGTTCTTCGCCTATCCTTACGGCGCGCGCAGCGAAGCCTATACCCGCATGCTGGGCGAGGCCGGGTTCACCTACCTTTTCGTCACCGGCGACGAGCCGGTCTCGGCCAGGACGCGCCTGACGGCCATGCCGCGCGTGGCCGCCAACCGCATGTCCATTGCCTTGCTGGCCTCGGTGCTGCGCGGCCACGAGGCGCTCATGGCCAAGGCCAGACAGGTGCCCGAGGCTTCGGGGACCCTCGTGAGCGCCACCCCCCCGGCCGGCACCATTCCACACAACGTGGAGTAGGTTTCGCTCCGGGCGTGTAACCATCCGTCATCCCGTCCGTAACCTTTCGAGGCCGCGCCCGTCGCCCGGCCTCGTTTTCCATCCCCCGTGGACCGATTCGACGACACTCCCCACCTTTTTCGCGCTTTCTCCCCAGGATGGGGTGGTCCAGGAGGGGCCCTCGGCCCCTCCTGGCCGCCGGAGGCATTCCCCTTGCCTCGCTCCCGCCTCTTCCCACCTATCCTTGGGCCACCCGCGCCGCCAGGCTGGCGTAGTCGCGGGCGCCGGGGGAGCGGGGGGCGTATTCGAAGATGGTCTGGCCCGCGGCCGGGGCCTCGGAGAGCTTGGCGTTGTAGCGGATGGGCGGACAGAGGGTGTCGGGATAGAGGGTGGCCAGCTCCTCATGCAGCGCCGCCGGGCCGCGCACGCGTTTGTCCAGGAATGTCGGCACGATGTAGGAAAGCCGCAGTTGCGGCCGGTAGCGCGACACGGCCGCGAAGCTTTGCAAAAATTCCGAGAAGCCCTGGAGCGACATGGCTTCCAAGGCCACGGGCACAAGCAGCTCGCCCACGTAGAAAAGCACGTTGACCGACAAGGCGTCCCAGCCCGGGGCGCAGTCCACGACAACCAGGTCGAAGCGGGCGTCGAGGGGGGCAAGGGCCTCGGCCAGGGTGCGCTCGCCGCCGAAATCCTTGCGTGTGATCAGCCGCTTGAGCCCGGCCAGGGCCTTGCCGCCGGCCAGCAGCCACAGGCTGTCCCGGGCCGGGAAGAGCGCCTCGTCCGGGCCGGCCGTGCCCTCGACCAGCTCGGCCAGGCCGCAGGAAGGCGCCACACCCAGGGCATAGGCGGCCTGGCCCTGGGTGTCGGCGTCGATTACGAGCGTGCGCTTGCCGGCTTGGGCCAGGGCGGCGGCCAGATTGACGGCCGTGGTGGTCTTGCCCACGCCGCCCTTGCTGAGCATGACGCCGATGCGCCGGGTGGCATGCCCTTGCGATGCGGCCAGGGGCGGGGTTGCCGGGGCGGCGGCGATCTGGCGGCGGATGGCGGACAGGGCGGCCTGTGCG from Solidesulfovibrio sp. includes:
- a CDS encoding lytic transglycosylase domain-containing protein; amino-acid sequence: MRKTLPAVLAALLLAAAPGRAQTIYQYRDAKGNIHLSNKKLDDNYRPYDYMRLPAGTDENKVLPFIRYYCRRHGVDPNLVRAMVEVESGFAERAVSPKGASGLMQIMPGTGKVLGLADAFDGSANLEAGIRYIRALLDTYGDVHLALAAYNAGPGRVQKGGAIPDIPETRDYVAKVMTRAGLR
- a CDS encoding polysaccharide deacetylase family protein, encoding MRVVRLHIAAIAVVCLSLLPSVPASATTILVYHSFDVRTSMSISMAAFAAQLDYLEQTGHKVISIDELVNCVESGRNPPEKSVVIAIDDGWATVMRAFPELKRRDLPFTLFLPMAYVGNPYCAATLSQADIDTLKTYPKVTFGNHSFGHSPRLARDEAYAREDIRKSVERFRQVVGHDTKFFAYPYGARSEAYTRMLGEAGFTYLFVTGDEPVSARTRLTAMPRVAANRMSIALLASVLRGHEALMAKARQVPEASGTLVSATPPAGTIPHNVE
- a CDS encoding nucleoside recognition domain-containing protein — protein: MPKTLPQLARAARAVAVDAARICLDLFKIMVPILIGVKILKELGWITYLAKPLAPLMGLVGLPPECGLTWATAMANNLYAALAVHAALVPTMPPLTVAQATVIATMMLIAHNMFVEGAIAGKCGVGFWGQTVLRLCGAFACGFLLNAVFSGLGLFTEPAPMLFTPPPADAGLGAWAFGEVKNLAMIYLVIAGLVGLMRALDHLGVTKLFETALLPFLRLMGIGSAAATITVIGLVMGLAYGSGLILLDIQQGKVDRRDVFSAISLMSLSHALIEDTLLMYLIGATLWGTFVGRLLFSLAVVAVLSRIVGRAAGRPVAVGQ
- a CDS encoding ParA family protein, encoding MIAICPFCRARHDIPDPAPASGLTCASCHRRFAARRQPVTVTAEAMPGVMRIERPHGVFDRPVVVARPAPALAATAETALRPEPGEELEPPVPPEPDAAAERAAQAALSAIRRQIAAAPATPPLAASQGHATRRIGVMLSKGGVGKTTTAVNLAAALAQAGKRTLVIDADTQGQAAYALGVAPSCGLAELVEGTAGPDEALFPARDSLWLLAGGKALAGLKRLITRKDFGGERTLAEALAPLDARFDLVVVDCAPGWDALSVNVLFYVGELLVPVALEAMSLQGFSEFLQSFAAVSRYRPQLRLSYIVPTFLDKRVRGPAALHEELATLYPDTLCPPIRYNAKLSEAPAAGQTIFEYAPRSPGARDYASLAARVAQG
- a CDS encoding carboxymuconolactone decarboxylase family protein, yielding MATDWKTFLGDAVKDLGALAQGNPKIMEAIQTLDAAGAAHGALDAKTRELIALAVAATTRCDTCISIHAKAAAEAGATREEVLEALGVAVGLNAGAAFVYSAHILSAYDALSK
- a CDS encoding lytic murein transglycosylase, translated to MKAARKPRRALAWCGYALALALAALGVGGAVAASTVDPAFQPVLARLVADGFSETKLRRLFSRAEMVFTQKAMADKLTALYMRKYGLRLVADVQGRLAALGWYPGPVDGRLDRMTRWSIRAYQTAVGLAPNPTASEALLAELDRRPEHAPAGLAFPDFSGQEVHDVVLTPERLAEAREFYVRNAKALARVRDRYGVPEEYLVALLAVETRVGHYLGDVVAVVNLASLVAGEDPSRLASAFAYERPDAKRQAWLDAKAMEKGEWAYGELKALLRYAEAQGIDPLSMPGSIYGAIGICQFMPSNALKYAMDGDGDGRADLFNVDDALMSLGNILRAMGWKPPMTEEAMRKVFYGYNHSQVYVNTIMGAAERLRADVASGTLKP